A genomic segment from Oncorhynchus clarkii lewisi isolate Uvic-CL-2024 chromosome 12, UVic_Ocla_1.0, whole genome shotgun sequence encodes:
- the LOC139422203 gene encoding P43 5S RNA-binding protein-like, with the protein MNGVAHKQDSDPRQQLFNCNHSDCGATFQREWRLKEHETVHTGAQPFQCNVADCGRRFSRKSHLSRHALGHTGVKQFRCTFVGCTKAFFNADKLKRHVHYAHGEKDKYFKCNFPNCLLTFKKRRVYKLHLKEHGISSNFKCSKRGCGVTFDTNVAREAHEKKHAGYRCTQPECNHFEQTWGKMHKHMAKHPATFTCKLCQKVFKHVDSLRRHKRTHALQKPVLLCPSSGCKAYFSTTFNLQHHIRKAHLQLLKYHCCFPDCPRTFAMRESLSRHLAHHDPDANPEKKKRKRPKKAWQKRLEGHQLPLVEDDLRRLFALRMRVSRRAKVEVNLSGLFNERKIPHFVDSEVNLRDLFSIKPPHPSCPAERVPVEVTHPEVTDQRCNL; encoded by the exons ATGAACGGGGTAGCCCACAAACAGGACTCGGATCCTCGACAACAGCTTTTCAACTGCAACCATTCTGATTGTGGGGCGACGTTCCAACGGGAGTGGCGTTTGAAAGAGCACGAGACCGTGCACACGGGAGCG CAACCTTTTCAATGCAACGTGGCTGATTGTGGCCGTCGTTTCTCACGGAAATCTCACCTGAGCCGCCACGCACTTGGCCACACCGGGGTGAAACAATTCAG ATGTACCTTTGTGGGTTGCACAAAGGCTTTCTTCAACGCGGACAAGTTGAAGAGACATGTCCATTATGCCCACGGAGAAAAGGACAAGTACTTTAAG tgcaATTTTCCAAATTGCTTATTGACATTCAAGAAACGGAGGGTGTATAAATTACATTTGAAGGAGCATGGAATATCTTCTAATTTCAA ATGTTCGAAGAGAGGATGTGGAGTCACGTTTGACACAAACGTCGCTCGCGAAGCCCATGAGAAGAAACATGCAG GGTACCGCTGCACACAGCCTGAATGCAATCATTTTGAACAAACCTGGGGGAAAATGCACAAACACATGGCTAAACACCCAG CCACATTCACCTGTAAGCTGTGCCAGAAGGTGTTTAAGCATGTCGACTCTCTGCGTAGACACAAGCGAACCCACGCCCTGCAGAAGCCTGTCCTGCTGTGCCCCAGCAGTGGCTGCAAGGCCTACTTCTCCACTACCTTCAACCTGCAGCACCACATCCGCAAGGCCCACCTGCAGCTCCTCAAGTACCATTGCTGCTTCCCCGATTGCCCCAGAACCTTTGCCATGCGG GAGAGCCTAAGCAGACACCTGGCTCACCATGACCCAGATGCCAACCCTGAGAAG AAGAAGCGCAAGCGGCCCAAGAAGGCCTGGCAAAAGCGTCTGGAAGGCCACCAGCTGCCCCTGGTGGAAGATGACCTGCGGCGCCTCTTTGCCTTGCGCATGAGGGTGTCACGACGGGCCAAGGTTGAGGTTAACCTCTCAGGCCTCTTCAACGAGCGCAAGATCCCCCACTTTGTCGACTCGGAGGTCAACCTGCGTGACCTCTTCAGCATCaagccccctcacccctcctgccCTGCAGAGCGAGTCCCTGTGGAGGTCACCCACCCAGAGGTCACTGATCAAAGGTGTAACTTGTAG